Proteins encoded together in one Marinithermus hydrothermalis DSM 14884 window:
- a CDS encoding HD-GYP domain-containing protein — protein MRWGAYLHDIGKLAIPDRILLKPGRLSPAERRVIEAHTLRGEAILKGVPGMPRATLLIVRHHHERWDGTGYPDGLMGEAIPLGARLFSVIDVYDALISQRPYKPAWPVERALEEIRRQAGRQFDPMAVEVFLEALNETPL, from the coding sequence CTGCGGTGGGGAGCGTACCTGCACGATATTGGGAAGCTCGCGATTCCCGACCGGATCCTGTTAAAGCCTGGCCGCTTGAGCCCGGCGGAACGCCGGGTGATCGAGGCCCACACCCTGCGGGGCGAGGCGATCCTGAAGGGTGTGCCCGGTATGCCGCGCGCCACGCTGTTAATCGTGCGGCACCATCACGAGCGTTGGGACGGGACGGGGTACCCGGACGGGCTGATGGGAGAAGCGATCCCGTTAGGGGCGCGGCTCTTCTCGGTGATTGACGTGTACGACGCGCTGATCAGCCAACGACCCTACAAGCCGGCCTGGCCGGTCGAGCGGGCCCTCGAGGAGATCCGGCGCCAGGCCGGGCGGCAGTTCGACCCGATGGCCGTGGAGGTCTTCCTCGAAGCCCTGAATGAAACGCCCCTATAA
- the folB gene encoding dihydroneopterin aldolase, which produces MGRIVMQGLEFYGRHGVKPEEGTLGARFVVDVELEVPFEGRGDRIEETVDYAAVYATVAEVVTGERFYLIEALADRLAGEILARFARAEAVTVRVHKPHAPIPGVFRDVYAETHRAR; this is translated from the coding sequence ATGGGCCGGATCGTGATGCAGGGCCTCGAGTTCTACGGGCGGCACGGGGTCAAGCCGGAGGAGGGCACGCTCGGCGCGCGGTTCGTGGTGGACGTGGAGCTCGAGGTGCCCTTCGAAGGGCGGGGGGACCGGATCGAGGAGACCGTAGACTACGCGGCGGTGTACGCAACCGTCGCGGAGGTCGTGACGGGCGAGCGCTTCTACCTCATCGAGGCGCTCGCGGACCGGCTCGCGGGAGAGATCCTGGCGCGCTTCGCGCGCGCCGAGGCGGTCACGGTGCGGGTGCACAAGCCGCACGCTCCCATCCCCGGGGTGTTCCGCGACGTGTACGCCGAGACCCACCGCGCGCGTTAG
- a CDS encoding MFS transporter yields MRAFTTAWYLSLSAYWFATSFKWFLVLLALLPARVAAVVPEGEKNAKLGLLLAVGAVMALVGPPVMGYLSDRFPTRWGRRLPYLVVGSLVTALALVLMAHAPSYAALFLAFLLLQVGDDLATGPYSALIPDLVPRDRRGAASGWMGALQLVAQVAAGGVGVLAPNPVGLFYLIALVNLLAAAWTAAVIREPVGVPPRREAFVASLLAPWRSPNFRWVWATRFLVMFGQYAVQTYLQFYLADVVRTFAAFGRTLAREAFQAVALLGLLISLGGALSAVPAGRVSDRLGRKAVIYASGGVLALTFAPLLLYPRFDVLIGLSVVFGLAFGAYLAVDWALAADVLPNPKAHATDMGIWQTSIVLPQVLAGSLGGVVDRMNQAEAGSGYAAVFVLAALAFFAGTVLVRQVRGVR; encoded by the coding sequence ATGCGAGCGTTTACGACCGCGTGGTACCTTTCGCTTTCCGCCTACTGGTTCGCGACGAGCTTCAAGTGGTTCCTGGTGCTGCTCGCCCTGCTCCCGGCGCGCGTGGCCGCCGTGGTGCCGGAGGGGGAGAAGAACGCGAAGCTCGGGCTGCTCCTCGCGGTGGGCGCGGTGATGGCCCTGGTGGGGCCGCCGGTCATGGGGTACCTTTCGGATCGGTTCCCCACCCGTTGGGGCCGGCGCCTGCCGTATTTGGTGGTGGGCAGCCTGGTCACGGCGCTGGCGCTGGTCCTCATGGCGCACGCGCCGAGTTACGCGGCGTTGTTCCTGGCGTTCCTGCTTTTGCAGGTGGGGGATGACCTCGCGACGGGGCCGTACTCCGCCTTGATCCCGGACCTGGTGCCTAGGGACCGGCGCGGTGCGGCCTCCGGGTGGATGGGGGCGCTGCAGCTGGTGGCGCAGGTCGCGGCGGGCGGGGTGGGGGTGCTGGCCCCCAACCCGGTGGGGTTGTTCTACCTGATCGCGCTGGTGAACCTCCTGGCGGCCGCGTGGACCGCGGCGGTGATCCGCGAGCCGGTGGGGGTCCCACCGCGCCGCGAGGCGTTCGTGGCGAGCCTGCTGGCCCCCTGGCGGAGCCCGAACTTCCGTTGGGTGTGGGCCACTCGGTTTCTGGTGATGTTCGGTCAGTACGCGGTGCAGACCTACCTGCAGTTCTACCTGGCGGACGTGGTGCGCACCTTTGCGGCCTTTGGGCGCACGTTGGCCCGCGAGGCCTTCCAGGCAGTGGCCCTGCTGGGCCTGTTGATCAGCCTGGGGGGCGCGTTGAGCGCGGTGCCCGCCGGGCGGGTGAGCGACCGGCTGGGGCGCAAGGCGGTGATCTACGCGAGCGGCGGGGTGCTCGCGCTGACCTTCGCGCCGCTACTGCTCTACCCGCGGTTCGACGTGCTGATCGGCTTGAGCGTGGTGTTCGGCCTGGCGTTCGGTGCGTACCTCGCGGTGGATTGGGCGCTCGCGGCGGATGTGCTGCCCAACCCGAAGGCGCACGCGACCGACATGGGCATCTGGCAGACCTCGATCGTGCTGCCGCAGGTCCTCGCCGGTAGCCTCGGAGGGGTGGTGGACCGGATGAACCAGGCGGAGGCGGGGAGCGGGTACGCGGCGGTGTTTGTGCTCGCGGCCCTGGCCTTCTTTGCCGGGACCGTGCTCGTGCGTCAGGTGCGGGGGGTGCGCTAG
- a CDS encoding DUF4384 domain-containing protein: MKRGLALGLFALILSACTVTLRPGDVSLRIEFGLELADVITRFEPTRGPGAVYRVGEPVQFVITLRQAGYVTLVAVDEDGRAEEFERNLFLPAGTHTLPPPGARYRYEVSFPTGVQRVRAIYTSTPAPASVRFRGVFQSDGLNRHTALFIEKSAARLRDVRETFFHIVP, encoded by the coding sequence ATGAAGCGAGGGCTTGCCTTGGGCCTTTTCGCCCTCATCCTTTCCGCGTGCACCGTTACCCTACGCCCCGGGGACGTTTCGCTCCGCATCGAGTTCGGGCTGGAGCTCGCCGACGTGATCACGCGCTTCGAACCCACCCGCGGCCCGGGCGCGGTGTACCGGGTGGGGGAGCCAGTACAGTTCGTGATCACGCTGCGGCAAGCGGGGTACGTCACGCTGGTCGCGGTGGACGAGGACGGCCGCGCGGAGGAGTTCGAGCGGAACCTCTTCCTGCCCGCGGGCACGCACACCCTGCCCCCGCCGGGAGCGCGCTACCGGTACGAGGTGAGCTTCCCGACCGGGGTGCAGCGGGTCCGGGCGATCTACACGAGCACCCCAGCCCCCGCCTCGGTGCGGTTCCGGGGGGTGTTCCAAAGCGACGGGCTGAACCGGCACACCGCGCTCTTCATCGAGAAAAGCGCCGCGCGGCTGCGCGACGTGCGCGAGACCTTCTTCCACATCGTGCCCTAG
- a CDS encoding DsrE family protein: protein MLKVAVVILADTETRGDLGRLANALEAARELKEAGDEVKVLFDGAGTKWVPVLADPAHKYHRTFTELREVVAGACAYCARAFGVLDQVEAAGVPLLKEYRDHPSLRGLMAEGYRVLTF from the coding sequence ATGTTGAAAGTAGCGGTGGTTATCCTAGCGGACACGGAGACTCGAGGGGACCTCGGCCGCCTGGCGAACGCGCTGGAGGCTGCACGCGAGCTGAAGGAGGCCGGGGACGAGGTCAAGGTCCTCTTCGACGGTGCGGGCACCAAGTGGGTCCCGGTGCTCGCCGACCCGGCGCACAAGTACCACCGTACCTTCACCGAGCTGCGGGAGGTGGTGGCCGGGGCGTGTGCCTACTGCGCGCGGGCCTTCGGGGTGCTCGATCAGGTGGAGGCCGCGGGCGTGCCGCTGTTGAAGGAGTACCGGGACCACCCGAGCCTGCGCGGCTTGATGGCTGAAGGGTACCGGGTGCTGACCTTCTAG
- the tsaE gene encoding tRNA (adenosine(37)-N6)-threonylcarbamoyltransferase complex ATPase subunit type 1 TsaE gives MILRTLEDTRTLAKRLVQRLPHGAVLLLTGPLGAGKTTLVQHLAAALGFRGRVTSPTYTLIHEYPTPEGLLVHIDAYRLPDLEDLFALGLEDYLGEARLIAVEWGQPKAFPESLEVRLEPTPAGRRVRLVPHGARYQGFAL, from the coding sequence ATGATCCTGCGTACTCTCGAGGACACCCGCACACTGGCCAAACGGCTCGTGCAGCGCCTGCCGCACGGCGCGGTTCTGCTGCTCACGGGCCCCTTAGGGGCGGGGAAGACCACCCTCGTCCAGCACCTCGCCGCGGCCCTAGGGTTTCGCGGTCGGGTCACGAGCCCCACCTACACCCTGATCCACGAGTACCCCACCCCTGAAGGCCTCCTGGTGCACATCGACGCCTACCGCCTGCCGGACCTGGAGGACCTGTTCGCCCTGGGGCTCGAGGACTACCTGGGGGAGGCCCGCCTGATCGCGGTGGAGTGGGGACAGCCCAAGGCGTTCCCGGAGAGCCTCGAGGTGCGCCTCGAGCCCACCCCCGCGGGGCGGCGGGTGCGGCTCGTGCCGCACGGCGCGCGCTACCAGGGGTTCGCGTTATAG
- a CDS encoding TRAP transporter large permease, whose product MYIEDLIPPLMFLGALVLIFTGYPVAFALGGTALIFAFIGIQLDLFSFALLQALPERIFFTMQNFTLLAVPFFIFMGTVLEKSGLAEDLLKTMGMLFGPLRGGLAISVVVVGTLLAAATGVVGATVVAMGLISLPVMLRYGYSKELASGIITASGTLGQVIPPSIVLIVLADQLGVSVGDLFFGSFIPGLLLSGMYILYTVYVAIVRPKAAPALPLEVRSVSGWRLAAQVMRVMVPPLFLILVVLGTIFWGWATPTEAGAFGALGAIFLAAVNRRLTLAALKEAMDATARLSSMVMMILVGSTAFSLVFRGVYGDVWVEDLLTNLPGGEIGFLIVANLVIFILGFFIDFFEIAFIVLPLLAPAASTLLAPMFGGDADLALVWFGVMVGMNLQTSFLTPPFGFSLFYLRGVAPPEVKTGHIYRGAIPFIVIQLVGLLLIILFPKLVIWLPQLRYGVVG is encoded by the coding sequence ATGTACATCGAGGATCTGATCCCTCCCTTGATGTTCCTTGGGGCGTTGGTCTTGATCTTCACCGGGTACCCGGTGGCCTTCGCCCTGGGGGGCACGGCCCTCATCTTCGCGTTTATTGGGATTCAGCTCGACCTCTTTAGCTTCGCGCTCCTACAGGCCCTACCCGAGCGGATCTTCTTCACGATGCAGAACTTCACGCTCCTCGCGGTGCCGTTTTTTATTTTCATGGGCACCGTGCTGGAGAAGTCGGGTCTGGCGGAGGACCTGTTGAAAACCATGGGGATGCTGTTCGGGCCGCTTCGGGGCGGCCTGGCGATCTCCGTGGTGGTGGTGGGGACGCTGCTCGCGGCGGCCACGGGCGTGGTGGGCGCGACCGTGGTGGCGATGGGCTTGATCTCCCTGCCAGTAATGCTGCGCTACGGGTATTCCAAGGAACTCGCGAGCGGGATCATCACCGCGTCGGGCACCCTGGGGCAGGTGATCCCGCCGAGCATCGTGCTGATCGTGCTCGCGGACCAGCTCGGGGTCTCGGTGGGGGATTTGTTCTTCGGGTCGTTCATCCCCGGCCTGCTCCTTTCGGGGATGTACATCCTGTACACCGTGTACGTGGCGATCGTACGCCCCAAGGCCGCGCCGGCCCTGCCCCTCGAGGTGCGCAGCGTTTCGGGGTGGCGGCTGGCGGCGCAGGTGATGCGGGTCATGGTCCCGCCGTTGTTCTTGATCCTGGTGGTGCTGGGCACGATCTTCTGGGGTTGGGCCACGCCCACCGAGGCCGGGGCGTTCGGGGCGCTGGGTGCGATCTTCCTCGCGGCCGTGAACCGGCGGCTCACCCTCGCGGCGCTTAAGGAGGCGATGGACGCGACCGCGCGGCTTTCGAGCATGGTCATGATGATCCTGGTGGGCTCGACCGCGTTCAGCCTGGTCTTCCGCGGGGTGTACGGCGACGTGTGGGTGGAGGACCTCCTCACGAACCTGCCCGGGGGTGAGATCGGCTTCTTGATCGTCGCGAACCTGGTGATCTTCATCCTGGGCTTCTTCATCGACTTCTTCGAGATCGCCTTCATCGTGTTGCCGCTCTTGGCCCCGGCTGCGAGCACCTTGCTCGCCCCGATGTTTGGGGGGGATGCGGACCTAGCGCTGGTGTGGTTTGGCGTGATGGTAGGGATGAACCTCCAAACCTCCTTCCTCACCCCGCCCTTCGGGTTCTCCCTCTTTTACCTGCGCGGCGTGGCTCCGCCGGAGGTGAAGACCGGCCACATCTACCGCGGTGCGATTCCCTTCATTGTGATCCAGCTGGTGGGGCTGCTCCTCATCATCCTCTTCCCGAAGCTGGTGATCTGGCTGCCCCAGCTGCGCTACGGCGTGGTGGGGTAG
- a CDS encoding TRAP transporter small permease subunit, producing the protein MQTLLRVSRAIDALNERIGRLMYWLVLFMVVIGVYNAVTRKLGQYTGVSLSSNAYLELQWYLFSLLFLWGAAYTLKHNAHVRVDVIYAQLSSRKRAWIDLLGAVFFLIPFSLLVIWVSWPMVSNSWAVLEVSPDPGGLPRYPIKTAIPVAFVLLLLQGVSEAIKRVAVLRGVLSLEEEGGEGWA; encoded by the coding sequence ATGCAGACCTTGTTGCGAGTATCCAGGGCGATCGACGCTCTGAACGAACGGATCGGCCGGCTGATGTACTGGCTGGTCCTCTTCATGGTTGTGATCGGCGTGTACAACGCGGTCACGCGGAAGCTCGGCCAGTACACCGGCGTCTCCCTGAGCTCGAACGCGTACCTCGAGCTGCAGTGGTACCTGTTTAGCCTGCTGTTCTTGTGGGGCGCGGCGTACACCTTGAAGCACAACGCGCACGTGCGGGTCGACGTGATTTACGCGCAGCTCTCCTCCAGGAAGCGCGCCTGGATCGACCTGCTGGGCGCGGTGTTCTTCCTGATCCCGTTCTCGTTGCTGGTGATCTGGGTGTCCTGGCCGATGGTGAGTAACTCCTGGGCGGTCCTCGAGGTCTCGCCCGACCCGGGGGGGTTGCCGCGGTACCCGATCAAGACGGCGATCCCGGTGGCGTTCGTGCTGCTGTTGCTTCAGGGCGTGTCCGAGGCGATCAAGCGAGTGGCGGTCTTGCGGGGCGTGCTGAGCCTTGAGGAAGAAGGCGGGGAGGGGTGGGCCTGA
- the folK gene encoding 2-amino-4-hydroxy-6-hydroxymethyldihydropteridine diphosphokinase, producing the protein MTRTAYVALGSNLGDRAGYLLAALSALGRTENIRLARLSRVYETAPVGPSGQGPYLNLVAEIETRLEPQPLLQTLLGIERRLGRVRRERWGPRTIDLDLLLYADVVLDAEALTLPHPRLHERAFVLAPLCDLIPDAVHPRLGRTYRALLEAVGRVGVRVWRP; encoded by the coding sequence GTGACGCGAACCGCGTACGTCGCCCTCGGCTCCAACCTCGGGGACCGCGCCGGGTACCTGCTCGCCGCGCTTAGCGCGCTCGGCCGGACCGAAAACATCCGGCTTGCCCGGCTCTCCCGCGTCTACGAGACCGCCCCCGTAGGCCCAAGCGGTCAGGGGCCCTACCTGAACCTGGTGGCCGAGATCGAGACCCGCCTCGAGCCCCAACCCCTCCTCCAGACCCTGCTCGGGATCGAGCGCCGCCTGGGCCGGGTACGCCGCGAGCGGTGGGGGCCTCGCACGATCGACCTGGACCTGCTGCTGTACGCGGACGTGGTGCTGGACGCGGAGGCGCTCACCCTGCCGCACCCGCGCCTGCACGAGCGGGCCTTCGTCCTCGCGCCCCTGTGTGACCTGATCCCGGACGCGGTGCACCCCCGGCTGGGGCGCACCTACCGGGCGTTGCTCGAGGCGGTAGGGCGGGTGGGCGTGCGGGTGTGGCGGCCCTAA
- a CDS encoding TRAP transporter substrate-binding protein, protein MKRREFIKKAAAGVAASTVFGPVYAQTRRRFRLRMATSWPKSLDTIYGGAQDVADFVKAATDGMVEIRPFAANEIVGALQVLDAVQQGTVDLGHTASYYYIGKSPTFAFDTTLPFGLTVRQQNAWWYFGGGGELMNKFYADFGVIGFPAGNTGVQMGGWFRREINDLEDLKGLKMRIPGLGGKVMSRLGVDVQVLGAPEIFPALERGVIDATEWVGPYDDEKLGFHKVAQFYYYPGWWEPAPQLNLYVNLKTWESLPKDVQETIKSAAAAANVRMMAKYDAQNPAALKRLLAQGTKLRKYPNDVLREAEKQAFELYEEMASQDKTFREIFESWKKFREENYRWHATAELSYAQFAFPKV, encoded by the coding sequence ATGAAGCGGCGTGAATTTATCAAAAAGGCAGCGGCGGGTGTTGCCGCGAGCACCGTGTTCGGCCCCGTCTACGCCCAAACCCGGCGGCGCTTCCGGTTGCGCATGGCCACCAGCTGGCCCAAGAGCCTGGACACGATCTACGGTGGCGCGCAGGACGTGGCGGACTTCGTCAAGGCCGCCACCGACGGGATGGTTGAGATCCGTCCCTTCGCCGCGAACGAGATCGTTGGCGCCCTCCAGGTTCTCGACGCGGTGCAGCAGGGCACGGTGGACCTCGGCCACACCGCGAGCTACTACTACATCGGTAAAAGCCCGACCTTCGCCTTCGACACCACGCTGCCCTTCGGCCTGACCGTCCGCCAGCAGAACGCCTGGTGGTACTTCGGCGGGGGCGGCGAGCTGATGAATAAGTTCTACGCCGACTTCGGGGTGATCGGCTTCCCCGCCGGGAACACCGGGGTGCAGATGGGCGGCTGGTTCCGCCGCGAGATCAACGACCTCGAGGACCTCAAGGGCCTGAAGATGCGCATTCCCGGCCTGGGCGGCAAGGTGATGAGCCGTCTCGGCGTGGACGTGCAGGTACTCGGCGCGCCGGAGATCTTCCCGGCTCTCGAGCGTGGCGTGATCGACGCGACCGAGTGGGTCGGCCCTTACGACGACGAAAAGCTCGGGTTCCACAAGGTCGCCCAGTTCTACTACTACCCCGGCTGGTGGGAGCCCGCCCCGCAGCTGAACCTGTACGTCAACCTGAAGACCTGGGAGTCCCTGCCCAAGGACGTGCAGGAAACCATCAAGAGCGCGGCCGCCGCGGCGAACGTGCGCATGATGGCCAAGTACGACGCGCAGAACCCCGCGGCCCTCAAGCGCCTCCTGGCCCAGGGCACCAAGCTGCGCAAGTACCCGAACGACGTGCTGCGCGAGGCGGAGAAGCAGGCCTTCGAGTTGTACGAGGAGATGGCCAGCCAGGACAAGACCTTCCGCGAGATCTTCGAGTCGTGGAAGAAGTTCCGCGAGGAGAACTACCGCTGGCACGCCACCGCCGAGCTGAGCTACGCGCAGTTCGCCTTCCCGAAGGTCTAA
- the folP gene encoding dihydropteroate synthase, with protein MGVLNVTPDSFSDGGRYLTVEAALLQARRMIAEGADLIDLGGESTRPGAQPVPVEEEKRRVLPLLEALLELGVPISVDTRKPEVAQAALELGAHLLNDVTGLRDARMLELAARYRVPVVIMHMPVPDPQTMMQHAHYDDVVAEVKAFLARQAARAIEAGVPQVVLDPGIGFGKRLEHNLELIRRLDELAALGHPVLLGASRKRMIGELTGVEAPAERVLGTVAAHLYGAARGAHILRVHDVRAHREALAVWEALEGGR; from the coding sequence ATGGGAGTGCTGAACGTCACCCCGGACTCCTTCTCCGACGGCGGGCGGTACCTCACGGTGGAGGCCGCCCTCCTCCAGGCCCGCCGGATGATCGCGGAAGGCGCGGACCTGATCGACCTGGGCGGCGAGTCCACCCGCCCCGGCGCCCAACCGGTGCCGGTCGAGGAGGAGAAGCGCCGGGTGCTCCCGCTCCTAGAAGCCCTCCTCGAGCTCGGGGTCCCCATCAGCGTCGACACCCGCAAGCCCGAGGTGGCTCAGGCAGCGCTCGAGCTGGGCGCGCACCTCCTCAACGACGTGACCGGCCTGCGCGACGCGCGCATGCTCGAGCTCGCCGCGCGGTACCGGGTGCCCGTGGTGATCATGCACATGCCCGTACCGGACCCCCAAACGATGATGCAGCACGCCCACTACGACGACGTGGTCGCCGAGGTCAAGGCCTTCCTCGCTCGCCAAGCCGCGCGGGCCATCGAGGCGGGCGTCCCTCAGGTGGTGCTCGACCCGGGGATCGGGTTCGGCAAGCGCCTCGAGCACAACCTCGAGCTGATCCGCCGCTTGGACGAGCTCGCGGCCCTGGGGCACCCGGTCCTGCTCGGCGCGAGCCGGAAACGCATGATCGGGGAGCTCACGGGCGTCGAAGCCCCAGCCGAGCGCGTCCTGGGCACGGTCGCGGCGCACCTTTACGGCGCGGCGCGCGGGGCGCATATCCTCCGGGTGCACGACGTGCGGGCGCACCGCGAGGCCCTCGCGGTCTGGGAAGCGCTCGAGGGGGGGCGGTGA
- a CDS encoding ribonuclease HII, giving the protein MAGLELPLWRDGLVVCGVDEAGRGALAGPIVVGAVILPPGPHPFRDSKACPPKTREALLARLERTALAYAVGVAEAGEVDALGVLKATHLAAHRALAALEARPDHLITDYLFLETDLPLTAVPKAEEKSVTVAAASILAKVTRDRIMRELDRAYPGYGFAQHKGYGTRAHLEALARLGPSPVHRRRFAPVAQAPLFTDP; this is encoded by the coding sequence ATGGCCGGCCTCGAGCTTCCCCTCTGGCGCGACGGCCTCGTGGTCTGCGGCGTGGACGAGGCCGGGCGCGGCGCGCTCGCGGGGCCGATCGTCGTGGGGGCGGTGATCCTGCCCCCGGGACCGCACCCCTTTCGGGACTCGAAGGCCTGCCCCCCCAAGACGCGCGAGGCCCTCCTCGCCCGGCTCGAGCGCACCGCCCTGGCGTACGCGGTGGGGGTCGCGGAGGCAGGGGAGGTGGACGCGCTCGGGGTCCTTAAAGCCACGCACCTCGCAGCGCACCGTGCCCTGGCCGCCCTCGAGGCGCGCCCCGACCACCTGATCACGGATTACTTGTTCCTCGAGACCGACCTGCCCCTCACCGCCGTGCCTAAGGCCGAGGAGAAAAGCGTGACGGTCGCCGCGGCCTCGATCCTGGCCAAGGTCACGCGGGATCGGATCATGAGGGAGTTGGATCGGGCGTACCCCGGGTACGGGTTCGCGCAGCACAAGGGGTACGGGACCCGGGCGCACCTCGAGGCCCTGGCGCGCCTAGGCCCGAGCCCGGTGCACCGGCGGCGGTTCGCGCCGGTCGCGCAGGCCCCGCTCTTCACGGATCCTTAA
- a CDS encoding bifunctional folylpolyglutamate synthase/dihydrofolate synthase, protein MLEWLNALQLQGVRPGLGRIRALLARLGHPERAFPAVVVGGTNGKGSVTRALGGILEAAGYRVGVYTSPHLVRFNERIRVGGEEIQDAELAALLEEVRPHAEAVGASYFEVATVLALVHFARRGVDWAVLEVGMGGRFDATNAVDPVLSVITNVGLDHQRWLGATLAQIAREKAGILRPGRSALTAARGEGLRVLREEAGRVGARLLVLGEAFALEGVALGPEGVAFTLAYEGRHRLRAPVLGAHQAENLALAAVAARRLGVGWAAVRSGLERFMHPGRMEYLPERRLLLDGAHNPDGARALGRALEAHFSGWPRTLVLALSEDKDPRAFAAAFRECFERVVVTRYAAPRAMDPAALHAHFPGAEVVEESAKALERALAVTPPEGLVVVAGSLYLVGEVKRYLAGLEPEVRWQ, encoded by the coding sequence GCTGGCGCGCCTGGGGCATCCGGAGCGCGCCTTTCCTGCCGTGGTTGTGGGGGGCACGAACGGGAAGGGCTCGGTCACGCGGGCGTTGGGGGGCATTCTAGAGGCGGCGGGGTACCGCGTGGGCGTGTACACCAGCCCGCACCTGGTGCGGTTTAACGAGCGTATTCGCGTGGGCGGTGAGGAGATCCAGGACGCGGAGCTCGCGGCGCTGCTCGAGGAGGTCCGGCCGCATGCGGAGGCGGTGGGGGCCTCGTACTTTGAGGTGGCGACCGTGCTGGCCCTCGTGCACTTCGCGCGGCGGGGGGTGGACTGGGCGGTCCTCGAGGTGGGGATGGGGGGGCGGTTCGACGCGACGAACGCCGTGGACCCGGTGCTTTCGGTGATCACGAACGTGGGGTTGGACCACCAGCGCTGGCTGGGGGCGACGCTCGCCCAGATCGCGCGGGAGAAGGCCGGCATCCTGCGCCCTGGGCGTTCGGCCTTGACCGCGGCGCGGGGGGAAGGGCTTCGAGTGTTGCGGGAGGAGGCCGGGCGCGTGGGGGCTAGGTTGCTCGTGCTGGGGGAGGCGTTTGCGCTGGAGGGGGTGGCCCTGGGGCCTGAAGGGGTCGCGTTCACGCTGGCGTACGAGGGGCGGCACCGGCTGCGGGCCCCGGTTTTGGGGGCGCACCAGGCGGAGAACCTGGCCCTCGCGGCGGTGGCCGCGCGGCGGCTGGGGGTGGGGTGGGCGGCGGTGCGGTCCGGCCTGGAGCGGTTTATGCACCCGGGGCGGATGGAGTACCTGCCGGAGCGGCGGTTGCTGCTGGACGGGGCGCACAACCCGGACGGGGCGCGGGCGCTGGGGCGGGCGCTGGAGGCGCACTTTTCAGGCTGGCCCCGAACCCTGGTCCTCGCGCTTTCTGAGGACAAGGACCCCCGGGCGTTCGCGGCGGCCTTTAGGGAGTGTTTCGAGCGGGTGGTGGTGACCCGGTACGCCGCGCCGCGTGCCATGGACCCGGCGGCCTTACACGCGCACTTTCCGGGCGCGGAGGTCGTGGAGGAATCGGCGAAGGCCCTCGAGCGGGCGTTGGCCGTGACGCCCCCGGAGGGACTGGTGGTGGTGGCGGGGAGCCTGTACCTGGTGGGGGAGGTCAAACGGTACCTGGCGGGGCTCGAGCCGGAGGTGCGGTGGCAGTAA